The following DNA comes from Trueperaceae bacterium.
GGCGGCGGGCGGGGCGACCGCCCCGCCGGCGAGGGCGCCGACCCCCACCGCGACGAACGCGACGAGGGCGGCCAGCGTCACGGCCAGCAACGCGAGGTTCGCGGCGCTGCTGCGGCGCACGCCCCCCAGCACCGCCGCGGTGACGCCGGCGACGGCGGCGAGCGCCAGCGGGACCTGCAGGCCGGCGGGGGCGCCGGCCGCCTGCAGCAGGTAGCCCGCCACCCCGAGCGCCGCCGTCGCGGCGGACGCGCCCTTCGCCGCGAGGAACGCGACGCCGGCCAGGAACCCCGCCCACGGCGCGAGGAAGCGGCGCCCGTAGGCGTACGTCCCCCCCGCCACCGGATGCACCGCCGCCAACTGGGCGCTCGAGAGGCCGTTCAGGGTCGCGACGCCCGCCGCGATCAGGACCGCCGCCGGCAACGCCGGCCCCGCCGGGCCGGCGGCGATCGCCAGGGCGACGAACACGCCGGTCCCGAGGATCGACCCGAGCCCCAGCCCGACCGCCCCGACGAGCCCCAGCTCGCGGCGCAGGACGCTCACGGGCGGACCCCCCGGGCCGGCGTGGGCGGGGTGGGGCGTGACGAACGGGGACGCGGCGCGCACACGACGCGGCACGATGCCACGAACGCGCCGTCCGCGCGTCAGGGATCCGTCAACCCCCGCGGGGGACGTCTGGCCCTCGACGCGACCCGGTCGGGCGCGCAAGCGTCGGGGCACCCACCCGACGGCCCGGGGCGACGTCGCGCGCGCGCGACGCGGCGCCGTCCCCGAAACCGGGCTCCGCCCGTCCGCCTCGCGCAGGCGGGACCCCCGCGGTCCCGCGAGGGGAGTGCGCACCATGGCCGACCGCTGGGTCTACCCGTTCCGCGACGTCGCCGACGCCGAAGCCCAGGCCGGGAGTTGGGAGGCGACCCGCGCCCTGCTGGGCGGCAAGGGCGCCAACCTGGGGGACATGACGCGCCTCGGCGTGCCCGTCCCCCCCGGCTTCACCGTCACCACCGAGGCGTGCAACGCCTACCTGGCCGAGGGCAACGCCTTCCCCGCCGGCCTCTGGGAGCAGGAGCTGGAGGCGCTCGCAGCGGTCGAGGAGGCGACCGGCAAGCGATTCGGCGACCCCGCGAAGCCGCTGTTGATCTCCTGCCGGAGCGGCGCGAAGTTCAGCATGCCGGGGATGATGGACACCATCCTCAACCTCGGCCTCAACGACGACGTCGCCGCCGGCCTGGAGGCCTTGACCGCCGACGAGCGGTTCGTGTGGGACGCCTACCGGCGGCTGGTGCAGATGTTCGGCTCGGTGGTCCTGGGCGTCCCCGACGAGGTGTTCGAGGCGGTCATCACCGCGACGCGCAACGCGGTCGGCGCGCGCGTCGACGCCGACCTCCGCGCCGACGACTGGCGCGAGGTCACCGCGACGTTCAAGGAGATCGTCCGGACGTACACCGGTGCGCCGTTCCCCGAGGACCCCTACGAGCAGTTGCGCCTCGCGACCGAGGCGGTGTTCGCCTCCTGGAACGGCAAGCGCGCCCGGGACTACCGCGAGGCGTCCGGCATCGCGCACGACCTCGGCACGGCGGTGAACATCCAAACGATGGTGTTCGGCAACATGGGGCCCGACTGCGCGACCGGCGTCGCGATGAGCCGCGACGCGACGACGGGCGAACCGACCCTCGAGGGGGACTTC
Coding sequences within:
- a CDS encoding amino acid permease, with product MSVLRRELGLVGAVGLGLGSILGTGVFVALAIAAGPAGPALPAAVLIAAGVATLNGLSSAQLAAVHPVAGGTYAYGRRFLAPWAGFLAGVAFLAAKGASAATAALGVAGYLLQAAGAPAGLQVPLALAAVAGVTAAVLGGVRRSSAANLALLAVTLAALVAFVAVGVGALAGGAVAPPAA